A section of the Candidatus Omnitrophota bacterium genome encodes:
- a CDS encoding HypC/HybG/HupF family hydrogenase formation chaperone codes for MCYAIPGKVKEIGEKSVLVDYFGETRKAINEFYDVRIGDYVCAQGGFVIKKVSPSEAESTLSAWQELFFELKQIDLRLSRLDLKNKGIDKRLSSILDNALENKSLSLEDLLYLFNTESRSGIELIYKTANFLRQKYIKNSCCVHGIIEISNYCTQGCMYCGISTHNKALGRYRMTHKEIVDSALLAIEEFGFKAILLQSGEDAFYTADRLADIVAEIKAKAGVLICISFGEIGIDGLEKLYKAGARAILMRFETSNPKIYERLHPGRSLNTRLDHIKKAGQIGYLIMTGGLIGLPDQTREDIINDIYLAKELQAEMYSFGPFLPHPETPLASNSPPNEDDVLKALALTRLIDPEKSKILVTTAFETLCPDARRHGLLAGANSVMLNVTPIKYRKQYSIYPNRAYDKEEITTQIKETIALLQSLGRAPTDLGVN; via the coding sequence ATGTGTTATGCAATTCCCGGAAAGGTAAAGGAAATAGGCGAAAAATCAGTGCTGGTTGACTATTTTGGCGAGACAAGAAAAGCGATTAACGAATTTTACGATGTTCGTATAGGTGACTATGTCTGTGCCCAGGGAGGTTTTGTAATAAAAAAGGTTTCTCCTTCCGAGGCAGAGAGCACTCTCTCGGCCTGGCAGGAGCTTTTTTTCGAGCTTAAGCAAATAGATTTACGCCTTTCCAGATTAGATCTTAAAAATAAAGGGATAGATAAGAGACTTTCTTCAATACTGGATAATGCTTTAGAAAACAAAAGCCTGTCTTTAGAGGATTTACTGTATCTATTCAATACAGAAAGCCGTTCTGGGATTGAACTGATTTATAAGACCGCTAATTTCCTTCGTCAAAAATACATTAAGAATTCCTGCTGTGTACATGGGATAATTGAGATTTCAAATTATTGCACGCAGGGTTGCATGTATTGTGGTATATCGACTCATAACAAGGCTCTTGGCCGGTATAGAATGACTCATAAAGAAATAGTTGATTCAGCCCTCCTGGCAATAGAGGAATTTGGATTTAAGGCCATCCTACTACAGAGCGGCGAAGATGCATTCTATACTGCTGATAGGCTTGCTGATATAGTTGCGGAAATAAAGGCAAAGGCAGGCGTTCTTATCTGTATAAGTTTTGGCGAGATAGGTATTGATGGATTAGAAAAGCTTTATAAGGCTGGGGCAAGGGCAATCTTGATGCGTTTTGAGACTTCAAATCCAAAGATCTATGAAAGACTGCATCCTGGCAGGAGCTTGAATACGCGCTTAGACCACATTAAAAAGGCAGGGCAAATCGGTTATTTGATTATGACCGGTGGACTTATTGGATTGCCGGATCAGACCAGAGAAGATATTATAAACGATATATATCTGGCTAAGGAGTTACAAGCTGAGATGTATTCCTTTGGTCCTTTTCTGCCGCATCCAGAGACGCCATTAGCTTCTAACTCTCCTCCTAATGAAGATGATGTATTGAAGGCCCTGGCATTAACTAGACTTATCGATCCAGAAAAGAGCAAGATCTTAGTAACTACTGCTTTCGAGACACTTTGTCCTGATGCCCGTAGGCATGGGCTTCTTGCAGGCGCAAATTCAGTAATGCTTAATGTAACCCCTATTAAATATAGAAAACAGTATTCAATTTATCCTAATAGGGCCTACGATAAAGAAGAAATAACGACTCAGATTAAAGAGACAATAGCACTTCTGCAATCTCTTGGCAGGGCCCCTACGGATTTAGGCGTGAATTAA
- a CDS encoding redox-sensing transcriptional repressor Rex — protein MKVKTKSKASFSLETIKRLSLYLRNLKRAKERNVDVISSDKISQFLNVTPVQFRKDLSYFGGFGKRGVGYNVEKLILEIENILGVNKEWKIIMVGVGRLGSALLSFEGFSKFNIKISFCFDVDEEKTGKTKKGVEILHIKDMKNIIKNNDIKIAIISTPPEAAQDVADELVDAGIKGILNFAPSILKVPEYVSVSNVDMACELESLIFFAKRKRTLKR, from the coding sequence ATGAAAGTTAAAACAAAGTCAAAGGCCAGCTTTTCTCTTGAGACAATTAAACGTCTGAGTCTATACTTGAGAAATTTAAAGAGGGCCAAGGAGCGCAATGTTGATGTTATTTCCTCTGATAAGATAAGTCAGTTTCTTAATGTAACGCCTGTTCAGTTCAGAAAGGATTTGTCATACTTTGGAGGTTTTGGCAAAAGAGGCGTTGGCTATAACGTGGAAAAATTGATACTGGAGATCGAGAATATATTAGGAGTAAATAAGGAATGGAAGATTATTATGGTAGGTGTGGGAAGATTAGGAAGCGCCCTTTTAAGCTTTGAAGGCTTTTCTAAATTCAACATCAAAATAAGCTTTTGCTTTGATGTTGACGAAGAGAAAACGGGGAAAACAAAAAAGGGAGTAGAAATCCTGCATATAAAAGATATGAAGAATATTATAAAAAATAATGATATTAAAATAGCAATAATTTCAACCCCGCCTGAGGCAGCGCAGGATGTCGCTGATGAGTTGGTGGATGCAGGGATAAAAGGAATTTTAAATTTTGCACCCAGCATCCTTAAAGTCCCTGAATATGTCTCGGTCTCAAATGTTGATATGGCCTGTGAGTTGGAGAGTTTGATATTTTTTGCAAAGCGTAAACGCACCCTTAAGAGGTAA